Proteins encoded by one window of Lycium barbarum isolate Lr01 chromosome 11, ASM1917538v2, whole genome shotgun sequence:
- the LOC132617761 gene encoding uncharacterized protein LOC132617761 isoform X2, whose amino-acid sequence MYAVRYVQLFGTSPYLHLSRSTNPFDGKFAPLKTLMKCLKPQVYSRVTKFNGGSNFETFHHYFRKVYNSGFDGLLDDHHLGLFSDSNSEDRRSLFMSLRKLVVPLLLVITVLMNWGHPMIITAKVTLILLTTKPSPLSVYVLVEQLRHQAVRQQPFIYKFKLLYAKKVEVADYLFLSLAKVELKDQEFILVGILGSWWSLPVSSWQEASSILKCKVLKSLS is encoded by the exons ATGTATGCCGTAAGATATGTACAGCTATTTGGAACTTCTCCATACTTGCATCTCTCTCGTTCCACAAATCCAT ttgatggaaagtttgcaccTTTGAAGACCTTGATGAAGTGTCTAAAGCCTCAGGTGTATAGTAGGGTGACAAAGTTCAACGGGGGATCTAATTTTGAGACATTCCACCATTACTTTAGAAAAGTTTACAATTCAG GTTTTGATGGTCTATTGGATGACCATCATCTGGGCTTGTTCAGTGATTCAAATTCTGAAGATCGTAGATCTCTCTTTATGTCTTTAAGGAAATTAGTGGTTCCTCTCTTGCTTGTCATTACTGTGTTGATGAACTGGGGCCATCCAATGATTATTACAGCTAAAGTCACTCTTATTCTTCTTACAACAAAGCCAAGCCCTTTGTCAGTGTATGTCCTTGTCGAACAG TTGCGACATCAAGCAGTTCGCCAACAACCATTCATCTATAAGTTCAAG TTGTTATACGCCAAGAAAGTTGAAGTTGCAGATTATCTGTTCCTCTCTCTGGCTAAGGTTGAACTAAAAGATCAGGAGTTTATTCTTGTTGGAATTCTGGGGAGTTGGTGGTCTTTGCCCGTATCTTCTTGGCAAGAGGCATCATCTATTCTTAAATGCAAAGTTTTGAAGAGTTTAAGCTAA
- the LOC132617761 gene encoding uncharacterized protein LOC132617761 isoform X1 produces MYAVRYVQLFGTSPYLHLSRSTNPFDGKFAPLKTLMKCLKPQVYSRVTKFNGGSNFETFHHYFRKVYNSGCNYTLWSTLGLSALLGYTKLSPHISYSSDGFDGLLDDHHLGLFSDSNSEDRRSLFMSLRKLVVPLLLVITVLMNWGHPMIITAKVTLILLTTKPSPLSVYVLVEQLRHQAVRQQPFIYKFKLLYAKKVEVADYLFLSLAKVELKDQEFILVGILGSWWSLPVSSWQEASSILKCKVLKSLS; encoded by the exons ATGTATGCCGTAAGATATGTACAGCTATTTGGAACTTCTCCATACTTGCATCTCTCTCGTTCCACAAATCCAT ttgatggaaagtttgcaccTTTGAAGACCTTGATGAAGTGTCTAAAGCCTCAGGTGTATAGTAGGGTGACAAAGTTCAACGGGGGATCTAATTTTGAGACATTCCACCATTACTTTAGAAAAGTTTACAATTCAG ggtgtaattacactttATGGAGTACACTAGGTTTGTCAGCTTTGCTTGGATATACTAAGCTTTCTCCACACATTTCATATTCTTCTGATG GTTTTGATGGTCTATTGGATGACCATCATCTGGGCTTGTTCAGTGATTCAAATTCTGAAGATCGTAGATCTCTCTTTATGTCTTTAAGGAAATTAGTGGTTCCTCTCTTGCTTGTCATTACTGTGTTGATGAACTGGGGCCATCCAATGATTATTACAGCTAAAGTCACTCTTATTCTTCTTACAACAAAGCCAAGCCCTTTGTCAGTGTATGTCCTTGTCGAACAG TTGCGACATCAAGCAGTTCGCCAACAACCATTCATCTATAAGTTCAAG TTGTTATACGCCAAGAAAGTTGAAGTTGCAGATTATCTGTTCCTCTCTCTGGCTAAGGTTGAACTAAAAGATCAGGAGTTTATTCTTGTTGGAATTCTGGGGAGTTGGTGGTCTTTGCCCGTATCTTCTTGGCAAGAGGCATCATCTATTCTTAAATGCAAAGTTTTGAAGAGTTTAAGCTAA